Proteins from a genomic interval of Gemmatimonadota bacterium:
- a CDS encoding DUF393 domain-containing protein, which translates to MNEEAVLIYDAECALCDKAVRGLRRGRKGGSLRCVAMGSDEAAQALERAGIDDVDDDTVILIDREGVHERSVALLRAAEITGSHARLGWLKFVPRRLRDSVYRIVARNRRRFPGDGPNRFAGRG; encoded by the coding sequence GTGAACGAGGAGGCCGTTCTCATCTACGATGCCGAGTGCGCCCTGTGCGACAAGGCCGTGCGCGGACTCCGACGTGGGCGGAAGGGCGGGAGTCTTCGCTGCGTGGCGATGGGGTCCGATGAGGCGGCACAGGCGCTCGAGCGGGCCGGCATCGATGACGTGGACGACGACACGGTGATACTCATCGACCGCGAAGGAGTACATGAGCGGAGCGTCGCTCTGCTCCGGGCCGCCGAGATCACGGGCAGCCACGCTCGCCTCGGCTGGCTGAAATTCGTCCCGCGACGGCTGCGAGACTCGGTCTACCGCATAGTCGCGCGCAACCGCCGCCGGTTCCCGGGCGATGGACCGAACCGCTTCGCAGGACGAGGGTGA
- a CDS encoding homoserine kinase — translation MDERGRTDVDPAVGAPRPLTSATVRVPCSTSNLGAGFDCIGLALDLHLEISFKPGASEFAVVREGTLADLAVPPEEDLAATAFLRAVRGAGAVPSGVLTMRSEIPVGKGLGASAAATVAGFDLGLAACGFDTDRGAILALGMEREGHGDNVAPILLGGLVAVVPKTGESAAERRGETETFGVAVLELSPEIGFAFAAPARPLSTREARKALPNEVSHATAVRSAARAVALTRGLETGDPMLLRAAVEGEELHTSHRLPLIEGGEAALRAGYAAGAWAVTTSGAGSGMIAMCEPMDADEIAEAMRRAFAATVSRDEARLCIGFALRPEPTGVRRLAGVGRMTGVGA, via the coding sequence ATGGACGAGCGCGGCCGGACCGACGTCGATCCTGCTGTCGGGGCGCCGCGACCGTTGACCTCCGCCACCGTCCGAGTTCCCTGTTCGACCTCGAACCTTGGTGCCGGATTCGACTGCATCGGCCTGGCGCTCGACCTCCACCTCGAGATCTCGTTCAAGCCCGGAGCAAGCGAGTTCGCGGTCGTGCGCGAGGGAACGCTCGCCGACTTGGCAGTGCCTCCAGAGGAGGATCTGGCGGCGACCGCGTTTCTGCGCGCGGTGCGCGGGGCCGGAGCAGTGCCGTCGGGCGTGCTGACCATGCGCTCCGAGATTCCCGTCGGCAAAGGTCTGGGCGCCTCGGCGGCGGCGACCGTCGCGGGCTTCGACCTCGGGCTGGCCGCGTGCGGTTTCGACACCGACCGGGGGGCGATCCTGGCGCTGGGGATGGAGCGCGAAGGGCACGGCGACAACGTCGCACCGATTCTACTCGGGGGTCTTGTGGCCGTAGTGCCGAAGACGGGGGAGAGCGCTGCGGAGCGCAGAGGCGAAACCGAGACCTTCGGTGTCGCCGTTCTCGAGCTCTCGCCCGAGATCGGCTTCGCGTTCGCGGCGCCCGCCCGCCCGCTCTCTACCAGGGAGGCTCGCAAGGCGTTGCCGAACGAGGTGTCGCACGCGACCGCAGTGCGTTCAGCCGCACGGGCGGTGGCTCTCACACGGGGATTGGAGACCGGCGATCCGATGCTGTTGCGCGCGGCGGTGGAGGGCGAGGAGTTGCATACGTCCCACAGGTTGCCGCTGATTGAAGGAGGCGAGGCCGCCCTTCGGGCCGGTTACGCGGCCGGGGCTTGGGCCGTCACAACCTCGGGCGCGGGTTCGGGGATGATCGCCATGTGCGAACCGATGGACGCGGACGAGATCGCCGAAGCCATGCGTCGCGCATTTGCGGCGACGGTTTCAAGAGATGAGGCCCGGTTGTGCATCGGATTCGCCCTCAGGCCCGAGCCGACAGGAGTGAGGAGGTTGGCCGGGGTCGGGCGCATGACAGGCGTCGGTGCGTGA